Proteins from one Ornithobacterium rhinotracheale genomic window:
- a CDS encoding GatB/YqeY domain-containing protein translates to MALEKQIMEEMKAAMKSKDKTALEALRAIKSAILLAKTDGSGSELSEADEIAILQKQIKMRKDAASQFAEQGRNEMAENELAQASVIEKFLPEQLSTEDLLAEIAKIVEETGATEMKDMGKVMKLANERLAGKADSKAIADAVKSKLAK, encoded by the coding sequence ATGGCATTAGAAAAACAAATCATGGAGGAAATGAAAGCCGCCATGAAAAGCAAAGATAAAACCGCACTCGAAGCTTTAAGAGCAATTAAATCCGCAATATTATTAGCCAAGACAGATGGGTCTGGCTCCGAACTAAGTGAAGCCGACGAAATTGCAATTCTTCAGAAGCAAATCAAAATGCGTAAAGATGCTGCTTCTCAATTTGCAGAACAAGGTAGAAACGAAATGGCAGAGAACGAATTGGCACAAGCAAGCGTTATTGAAAAATTCTTACCAGAGCAGCTTTCTACAGAAGATTTACTAGCTGAAATTGCTAAAATCGTTGAAGAAACAGGTGCTACTGAAATGAAAGACATGGGCAAAGTGATGAAGCTTGCCAATGAAAGATTAGCCGGAAAAGCCGACAGCAAAGCTATTGCCGATGCAGTAAAAAGCAAACTAGCAAAATAA
- a CDS encoding lipocalin family protein: MKFSFKPIFSLALGLVFLHSCGENEDPHNIDRGALYGNWKVISALKNNDSLSLGACTPTMSFNKKKFYKFTYWDENDSLCIKPQEISGKFKLRENKLLTQKNDSADWVENPVAYITKQNMDIHLIQNDSLDQPQNFHLKLEKLN; encoded by the coding sequence ATGAAATTCAGTTTTAAACCTATTTTTTCATTGGCTTTGGGACTCGTGTTTTTACATAGCTGTGGCGAAAACGAAGATCCACACAACATAGATCGTGGTGCACTCTATGGAAACTGGAAGGTGATTTCCGCCCTTAAAAATAACGACAGCCTTTCGCTTGGTGCTTGCACTCCAACAATGAGCTTTAATAAAAAGAAATTTTACAAATTCACATACTGGGACGAAAATGATAGTCTTTGCATTAAGCCCCAAGAAATTTCAGGAAAATTTAAATTGAGGGAAAATAAACTTTTAACTCAAAAAAACGACTCTGCCGATTGGGTAGAAAACCCCGTAGCATATATAACTAAACAAAATATGGATATCCACTTAATACAAAATGATAGCTTGGATCAACCACAAAATTTTCATTTAAAACTTGAAAAATTAAATTGA
- a CDS encoding septal ring lytic transglycosylase RlpA family protein, producing the protein MKRRFIFTLLVFMSLQLSFATSTYNGNGDGDDKKVVKASWYGKEFHGKKTASGEKYDMNALTAAHKTLPFGTKVKITNVRTNKSVIVRINDRGPFVKGRKFDLSKAAFHQIAAKDRGVITVNYEIL; encoded by the coding sequence ATGAAACGAAGATTTATTTTTACACTATTAGTTTTTATGAGCTTGCAATTATCTTTTGCCACAAGCACCTACAATGGGAATGGCGATGGCGATGACAAAAAGGTAGTAAAAGCTTCTTGGTATGGAAAAGAATTCCACGGGAAGAAAACAGCAAGCGGTGAAAAGTATGATATGAATGCCCTAACAGCGGCTCATAAGACTTTACCTTTCGGAACTAAAGTGAAGATTACAAATGTAAGAACAAACAAATCTGTAATTGTAAGAATTAATGACAGAGGTCCTTTTGTAAAAGGAAGAAAATTTGATTTAAGCAAAGCTGCTTTCCATCAAATTGCAGCAAAAGACCGAGGTGTAATTACAGTAAATTACGAAATTTTATAA